One window from the genome of Oryza glaberrima chromosome 3, OglaRS2, whole genome shotgun sequence encodes:
- the LOC127767610 gene encoding putative pentatricopeptide repeat-containing protein At3g13770, mitochondrial gives MIRSSGDVVQWTKRISALARSGRAAEAVAAFARMDAAPNALTLASVLPACARLGDLALGRAIHGLWLRRGGGHGANPIVDNAVLDVYAKCGALASARRLFDEMPERDVFAWTTMVWGLARSGSPQDAVAMFRGILSDGDAAPNDATVVSALHAVATSGSLISCKLLHSYAVKQGLGGELVVGNALIDAYAKCGDAWLAFKVFVELPETDMVSWGTITRAMAVHGRCREALQLFSLMLRRGVRPDGAVFLALLTACCHAGRVDQALLFLGAMARVYGISPRREHYTCVLDACGRAGQLDRAGEIFRQMPAEYDAEKALGVYCSYAVSNGVAGVAGERLPELFLDGEVDAGGGTYAVVSKSLADAGRWEDACAVRERMAERRIEKEAACTWIEV, from the coding sequence ATGATCCGTTCCTCGGGAGACGTGGTGCAGTGGACGAAGCGCATCTCGGCGCTGGCGAGGagcgggcgcgcggcggaggcggtggcggcgttcgCCAGGATGGACGCGGCGCCGAACGCGCTCACGCTCGCGAGCGTCCTCCCGGCGTGCGCAAGGCTGGGGGACCTCGCCCTGGGCCGGGCGATCCACGGGCTCTGGCTCAGGCGCGGGGGCGGCCACGGCGCCAACCCGATCGTGGACAACGCCGTGCTGGACGTGTACGCCAAGTGCGGCGCCCTCGCCAGTGCGCGCAggctgttcgacgaaatgccggaGAGGGACGTGTTCGCCTGGACCACGATGGTGTGGGGCCTCGCGAGGAGCGGCAGCCCTCAGGACGCCGTCGCGATGTTCCGGGGGATTCTctccgacggcgacgccgcgccGAACGACGCCACCGTGGTCAGCGCTCTGCACGCCGTGGCCACCTCCGGCTCTCTGATCAGCTGCAAGCTGTTGCACTCGTACGCCGTGAAGCAAGGTCTCGGAGGCGAGCTGGTCGTAGGCAACGCGCTGATCGACGCCTACGCCAAGTGCGGGGACGCCTGGCTGGCGTTCAAGGTGTTCGTCGAGCTCCCGGAGACGGACATGGTTTCCTGGGGCACCATCACGCGGGCCATGGCCGTGCACGGCCGGTGCAGGGAGGCGCTGCAGCTCTTCTCCCTGATGCTCCGGCGCGGGGTCCGGCCGGACGGCGCCGTGTTCTTGGCGCTGCTCACCGCCTGCTGCCACGCCGGGCGGGTGGACCAGGCGCTGCTGTTCTTGGGCGCCATGGCGAGGGTGTACGGGATCTCGCCGCGGCGAGAGCACTACACGTGCGTGCTCGACGCCTGCGGCCGAGCCGGGCAGCTTGACAGAGCTGGAGAGATCTTCAGGCAGATGCCAGCGGAATACGACGCCGAGAAGGCGCTGGGAGTTTACTGCTCCTATGCCGTATCGAACGGCGTTGCCggtgtcgccggcgagcggctgcCGGAGTTGTTCCTCGATGGAGAAGTGGACGCCGGAGGAGGCACATACGCTGTCGTGTCCAAGTCGCTCGCCGATGCAGGGAGGTGGGAGGATGCGTGTGCTGTCCGGGAGAGGATGGCCGAAAGAAGGATTGAAAAGGAAGCTGCTTGTACCTGGATTGAAGTATAG
- the LOC127767611 gene encoding uncharacterized protein LOC127767611 → MAGGTGIGADEQELPLFHPSPCAYYVQSPSAASHTLSHPASESTAIILSPFPDAAFAAPRHSRVVDDATAHDHDVDQEASRLTLSRYSSSRGSNNSFLAADKKLPAGGGHRGRQVLSGRSGGGVDDEEEDDGEGARSGAWRYVKLDPDAPCCCIVFQVAWRVAVSVAFALLVFFVATKPRDPGVTFKVGKIQQFSLGEGLDGSGVITSFLSCNLTVAMAVDNHSRVFTLHVRPPRLDMSFGRFTFATSQGVEEEGSSYDVGARGKRTVRLFVAAEGKPMYAAGRGMQDLLESGGGLPLAVTVRARSRYWMVGSLVRLSYRHDAQCVVRLRRTPRRNNAIDASGYTCSTIR, encoded by the coding sequence atggCAGGCGGCACGGGCATCGGCGCGGACGAGCAAGAGCTTCCTCTGTTCCACCCTTCCCCGTGCGCCTACTACGTGCAGAGCCCCTCCGCCGCGTCGCACACGCTCAGCCACCCGGCGTCGGAGTCCACGGCGATCATCCTCTCTCCGTTCCCCGACGCCGCGTTCGCCGCCCCGCGCCACTCCCGCGTAGTCGACGACGCCACCGCGCACGACCACGACGTCGACCAGGAGGCGTCCCGCCTCACCCTGTCCCGCTACTCCTCCTCCCGCGGCTCCAACAactccttcctcgccgccgacaaGAAGCTgcctgccggcggcggccaccggggCCGGCAGGTGCTGTCGGGGCggtcaggcggcggcgtcgacgacgaggaggaggacgacggcgagggtgCGAGGAGCGGGGCGTGGAGGTACGTGAAGCTGGACCCGGACGCCCCCTGCTGCTGCATCGTGTTCCAGGTGGCGTGGAGGGTGGCCGTCAGCGTGGCGTTCGCGCTGCTCGTCTTCTTCGTCGCCACCAAGCCCCGCGACCCCGGCGTCACCTTCAAGGTCGGCAAGATCCAGCAGTTCAGCCTCGGCGAAGGCCTGGACGGCTCGGGCGTGATCACCAGCTTCCTCAGCTGCAACCtcaccgtcgccatggccgtcgaCAACCACTCCAGGGTGTTCACCCTGCACGTCCGCCCGCCGCGCCTCGACATGTCGTTCGGCCGCTTCACCTTCGCCACCTCGcagggggtggaggaggaggggtcctCCTACGACGTCGGGGCGCGGGGCAAGAGGACGGTGAGGCTGttcgtggcggcggaggggaagcCGATGTACGCGGCGGGGCGCGGCATGCAGGACCTGCTCGAGTCCGGCGGCGGGCTGCCGCTCGCCGTCACGGTGAGGGCGCGGTCTCGGTACTGGATGGTGGGGAGCCTGGTGAGGCTGAGCTACCGCCACGACGCCCAGTGCGTCGTGCGCCTCaggaggacgccgcggcggaaCAACGCCATCGACGCCAGCGGCTACACCTGCTCCACCataagatag